The Pirellulales bacterium genome window below encodes:
- the nadD gene encoding nicotinate-nucleotide adenylyltransferase — MRLGLFGGTFDPVHYGHLLLAECCREQCQLDEVWFLPAATPPHKQSRPLTPAAQRIEMLQLAVGGHRPFQVCALEIERGGVSYTVDTLAELAQQEPGRELFFLLGADSLDDLPHWREPARLCQMAVPVAVCRPGAPQPNYDVLAPLVPPERLAEIRRHLVNMPQIGLSSREIRSRIAAGESIRFRTPRAVEKYIQSHELYRQVDEIAGDRPGKSSGEDC; from the coding sequence ATGCGGTTAGGCTTGTTTGGTGGAACATTCGACCCGGTGCATTATGGGCATTTGCTGTTGGCGGAATGTTGCCGCGAGCAGTGCCAGCTGGACGAGGTGTGGTTTCTACCCGCTGCGACCCCGCCCCACAAGCAATCGCGCCCCTTGACGCCCGCTGCACAGCGCATCGAAATGTTGCAGCTAGCGGTCGGCGGGCACCGGCCGTTTCAGGTATGCGCCTTGGAGATCGAGCGCGGCGGCGTCAGCTACACGGTCGACACGCTGGCGGAACTGGCACAGCAAGAACCGGGACGCGAGCTGTTTTTTCTGCTGGGGGCCGATTCGCTGGATGATCTGCCCCACTGGCGCGAGCCGGCCAGGCTTTGCCAAATGGCGGTGCCGGTTGCGGTCTGCCGGCCTGGCGCCCCGCAGCCAAACTACGACGTGCTGGCTCCCTTGGTGCCGCCAGAGCGCTTGGCCGAGATTCGCCGGCATCTTGTCAACATGCCCCAGATCGGCCTCAGTAGCCGCGAGATTCGCAGCCGCATCGCAGCAGGGGAAAGCATTCGCTTCCGTACGCCGCGCGCAGTCGAGAAATACATCCAGAGCCACGAACTCTACCGGCAGGTCGACGAAATCGCGGGCGATCGGCCGGGCAAATCGTCAGGCGAAGACTGCTAG
- a CDS encoding cytochrome b N-terminal domain-containing protein encodes MRSPFGTVFSWLDLRLGLRSAVWPILTHPVPRGLGWFYVFGSATLTMFTLQIITGICLAVVYVPAANDAYTSLLYLNNEQPLGWLLRAVHYWSASGMVVMLALHATRVFLMGAFKYPRELTWLLGVGLLFLTLGLAFTGQVLRWDQDAYWGIGVGAAMMGRVPVIGPTLVHVLLGGPNIGGETLSRFFGLHVFILPALTIFVLVPHLYLVVRQGISSRPVPGKVVDPKTYAAEYERDLAEGEPFFPYDVSKDALFSALAVLVVFALAISFGPKGPNGPPDPTLVAAEPRPDWYFLPLFALLALSPPEMETAIMLVMPLVLVAGLVLLPFVASRGERSPRRRPVAVLSVVLLFVTYGVLAWLGAVAPWSPDMTAWSGTPIPPHMVKDLAPLQLQGAAVLQNKTCRNCHALDGEGGKRGPDLTTVASRLTRDELIRQVIQGGGNMPAYGKQLAPAEVEALVSFLGTLQTPGEPSPRAADAAAR; translated from the coding sequence ATGCGATCCCCATTCGGCACCGTATTTTCCTGGCTCGACCTGCGACTTGGATTGCGCAGCGCGGTATGGCCAATTCTGACCCATCCGGTGCCGCGCGGCCTGGGATGGTTCTATGTGTTCGGTAGCGCCACGCTGACGATGTTCACGCTACAAATCATCACAGGCATCTGCCTGGCGGTGGTCTATGTGCCGGCCGCGAACGATGCCTACACCAGTCTGCTGTATTTGAACAACGAGCAGCCGCTGGGCTGGCTGTTGCGGGCGGTCCATTATTGGAGCGCCTCGGGCATGGTCGTCATGCTGGCGCTGCACGCGACGCGCGTCTTTCTGATGGGAGCATTCAAATACCCACGCGAGCTGACCTGGCTACTGGGCGTGGGACTGCTGTTTCTCACGCTGGGCCTGGCCTTTACCGGCCAGGTTTTGCGCTGGGATCAAGACGCCTACTGGGGGATCGGTGTCGGTGCGGCGATGATGGGTCGAGTACCGGTCATCGGACCCACGCTTGTTCATGTGCTATTGGGCGGACCAAACATCGGGGGTGAAACGCTCAGTCGTTTCTTCGGCTTGCACGTGTTTATCCTGCCGGCGCTGACGATCTTCGTGCTCGTTCCGCATTTGTATCTGGTAGTGCGCCAGGGAATATCGTCGCGGCCTGTGCCTGGCAAGGTTGTCGATCCAAAGACCTATGCGGCCGAATACGAACGTGACCTGGCCGAGGGAGAGCCTTTTTTTCCTTACGACGTCAGCAAGGATGCGCTTTTCTCGGCGCTGGCGGTGTTGGTCGTTTTTGCACTGGCAATTTCGTTTGGCCCCAAAGGTCCCAATGGCCCGCCCGACCCCACATTGGTAGCCGCCGAGCCGCGCCCCGATTGGTACTTTCTGCCGCTGTTTGCGCTGCTGGCTTTGTCGCCGCCTGAAATGGAAACGGCGATCATGCTCGTGATGCCCCTGGTGCTTGTCGCGGGGCTGGTGCTGTTGCCGTTCGTGGCCAGCCGGGGCGAGCGCAGTCCGCGCCGCCGGCCGGTGGCAGTTCTTTCCGTCGTGCTTCTGTTTGTCACTTACGGTGTGTTGGCGTGGCTTGGCGCCGTGGCTCCCTGGTCGCCCGACATGACTGCTTGGAGCGGCACGCCAATTCCGCCGCACATGGTCAAGGACCTGGCGCCGCTGCAACTCCAAGGCGCCGCCGTGCTCCAGAACAAGACCTGTCGCAACTGTCATGCACTGGATGGTGAGGGAGGAAAGCGCGGCCCCGACCTGACCACAGTCGCCTCACGATTGACGCGCGATGAATTGATTCGCCAGGTGATTCAAGGGGGTGGCAATATGCCGGCCTATGGTAAGCAACTGGCGCCGGCCGAGGTTGAAGCGCTGGTATCGTTCCTAGGAACGCTGCAAACTCCGGGCGAACCGTCGCCGAGGGCGGCCGACGCCGCCGCGCGCTGA
- the priA gene encoding primosomal protein N' has translation MNIGHQQQLFGEEPAPWEADDTAEVLVAAVLLPVGPTEPLDYSVPDRLRPRVQIGSRVTVPLGHGDRTRIGYCVGLSTQAASRRLKEVADVVDEQCLLSPATFRLSQWIADRYLCTWTQALDTMLPAAVRHHAGTRQATFLSVDADVAARIDELKLPAKQALVLRKLAELGKPVLPGELMATVPCTPAPITALRHKGLIRSDVARVRQDAFAKPVAAREENHEMNEDQLRALAAIQSALESGRQQTIVLHGITGSGKTEVYIRAIQEVVSYGRQAIVLVPEISLTPQTEQRFRARFGQVAVLHSHMTDAERSWHWERIARDEVPVVVGARSAVFAPVPRLGLIVLDEEHEASFKQDSAPRYHARDVALERARSEGVPLVLGSATPSLESWHRAQEGVYQMLDMPRRVLDRPLPDVRTIDLRNEFERGPGASALSRPLRLAMQKALADGGQVILLLNRRGYSTHLQCPACGEVVRCPHCDIALTHHWQREVALCHYCDYEIAAPHVCPQCSSPGIRYRGLGTQKLEAEVRARFADVPSLRMDTDTMQARGSHERALAAFRKGEVRILLGTQMIAKGLDFPDVTLVGVVNADTALHLPDFRAAERTFQLLVQVAGRTGRGPRGGRVLVQTFSPDHPAIQAAVRHDYSSFAERELPLRRLLGYPPFADMIRLVIRGTSERLTKEFAEALATHCKSLLEPSNPAVRILGPAPAPIAKLRGKYRFQLQLQGADGAALRAAVRQVQQTLTPPDDTQWIADVDPLDML, from the coding sequence GTGAATATCGGCCACCAGCAGCAACTTTTCGGCGAGGAACCGGCCCCCTGGGAAGCCGACGACACGGCCGAAGTGCTGGTGGCGGCCGTATTGCTTCCTGTGGGTCCGACAGAGCCTCTCGACTATAGCGTGCCCGACAGGCTGCGGCCCCGCGTGCAAATCGGCAGCCGAGTGACGGTGCCGCTGGGGCACGGCGACCGCACGCGTATTGGTTATTGCGTCGGACTGTCGACGCAAGCCGCCTCACGAAGGCTCAAAGAAGTGGCGGACGTCGTCGACGAGCAATGCTTGCTCAGCCCGGCGACGTTTCGACTGAGCCAATGGATCGCCGATCGCTATTTGTGCACCTGGACACAAGCCCTCGATACGATGCTGCCAGCCGCAGTGCGGCACCATGCCGGGACGCGCCAGGCGACGTTTCTATCGGTCGACGCCGACGTCGCGGCACGCATCGACGAGTTGAAGTTGCCCGCCAAACAGGCCCTGGTTTTGCGCAAGTTGGCGGAGCTCGGCAAGCCGGTGTTGCCCGGCGAGTTGATGGCCACGGTCCCCTGCACGCCGGCGCCGATCACGGCGTTACGTCACAAGGGACTGATCCGGTCCGACGTCGCCCGGGTCCGGCAAGATGCTTTTGCCAAGCCCGTGGCGGCGCGTGAAGAAAATCACGAGATGAACGAGGATCAACTGCGCGCCCTGGCCGCGATCCAAAGCGCGCTTGAATCGGGGCGGCAGCAAACGATCGTGCTGCACGGCATCACTGGTAGCGGCAAGACCGAAGTCTACATCCGCGCGATTCAAGAAGTTGTCTCCTACGGGCGGCAAGCCATCGTACTGGTCCCCGAGATCAGCCTGACGCCGCAGACCGAGCAACGTTTCCGGGCGCGGTTTGGCCAGGTTGCCGTACTGCACAGCCATATGACCGACGCCGAGCGCAGCTGGCACTGGGAGCGTATCGCCCGCGACGAAGTGCCCGTTGTCGTCGGTGCCCGCAGCGCCGTTTTCGCGCCGGTTCCTCGTTTAGGATTGATCGTGCTGGATGAAGAGCACGAGGCGTCGTTCAAGCAGGATAGCGCGCCGCGCTACCACGCGCGCGACGTGGCCTTGGAGCGCGCACGAAGCGAGGGAGTGCCGCTGGTGTTGGGTTCGGCCACGCCGTCGCTCGAGAGTTGGCACCGCGCGCAGGAGGGCGTTTATCAGATGCTCGACATGCCCCGCCGGGTGCTGGATCGGCCGTTGCCCGACGTGCGCACGATCGACTTGCGGAATGAGTTCGAGCGTGGCCCGGGCGCGAGCGCCCTGAGCCGCCCGTTGCGGCTGGCCATGCAAAAGGCGCTTGCCGACGGAGGGCAGGTGATATTGCTTTTGAACCGGCGTGGCTACTCGACGCACTTGCAATGCCCGGCCTGTGGCGAGGTGGTCCGCTGTCCTCACTGCGACATTGCGCTGACACATCACTGGCAGCGCGAGGTCGCGCTTTGTCATTACTGCGACTACGAGATTGCGGCGCCACACGTCTGCCCGCAGTGTAGTTCTCCCGGCATCCGGTACCGGGGATTGGGGACGCAAAAGCTCGAGGCAGAAGTGCGGGCCCGTTTTGCCGACGTGCCGTCGCTGCGGATGGATACCGACACTATGCAAGCCCGCGGTAGCCACGAGCGTGCGCTGGCCGCATTTCGCAAGGGCGAGGTCCGCATCCTGCTTGGGACGCAAATGATTGCCAAGGGATTGGATTTCCCCGATGTCACGCTGGTGGGAGTCGTCAACGCGGATACGGCACTGCACTTGCCCGATTTTCGCGCCGCCGAGCGCACGTTTCAATTACTGGTCCAGGTTGCCGGACGGACAGGGCGCGGTCCGCGTGGGGGGCGCGTGTTGGTGCAGACGTTCAGCCCCGATCATCCCGCGATTCAGGCGGCCGTGCGTCACGATTACTCCTCGTTTGCCGAGCGCGAGCTGCCGCTACGGCGTTTGCTCGGCTACCCACCGTTTGCCGACATGATCCGGCTTGTCATTCGCGGGACCAGCGAGCGGCTGACCAAGGAATTTGCCGAGGCACTGGCCACGCATTGCAAATCGCTCTTAGAGCCTTCGAATCCCGCGGTGAGGATCCTAGGTCCGGCGCCCGCGCCGATCGCCAAACTTCGCGGTAAGTACCGCTTTCAATTACAGTTGCAGGGGGCCGACGGCGCGGCCCTGCGTGCTGCCGTGCGACAGGTGCAACAAACGCTGACACCGCCCGACGACACGCAGTGGATCGCCGACGTCGATCCACTGGATATGCTGTAA
- a CDS encoding PAS domain S-box protein — MSQRTVPGGQNTRTDEAHAPEGIREVRDRFWLVFDNVPAPCAIYDGDQRFRFVNKALMKFLGRTSEHIIGRRDEELLPAQVTDVYLPHLRRAIETGLPQTAECAFSGPLGVFHYVANYIPLLDDAGRIVEVLGMSSDSTQQRHFEYELRRRDQELRSLTDNVPDVIGRFNRQLQHLFVNRQIEQITGLKVEAYLGRTIREMGLSEELVRLWEDSLTQVFESALPALLEFALPSLSGPRSFESRITPEFDTQGTVETVLVINRDITERKLAQSGLSESEERFRSSFDAAPIGMIMIGLDHTLLKVNQSFCRMLGYTQEELTGLPVLQITHPGDKAATAARLGELSGDGTQIHVAEKRYLAKDGRVVWARVTSTAVNDSAGRRVHGLAQIEDITTSRRVKQELERHRAHLEELVRSRTRALEASQQTLRSAERMASLGTLAAGIAHEINNPVGTILLAAEMGLAAWEGGDDQKLVSCLTAIKDDAERCGRIVKNVLSFARHEPTDKGAHNLNEVVRRSVERVLAYAMRRNATLQVELDARVEPVRMNPMAIEQTMTSILRNAIESRPEAVSVTISTTMTDDACLVSVKDTGLGISPEVQVHMFDPFFTTRRTSGGMGLGLSLVHGTINDHGGRIHIDSMVGQGTTFTIELLR; from the coding sequence ATGTCCCAACGAACAGTGCCTGGCGGGCAAAACACCCGAACCGACGAAGCGCACGCTCCTGAAGGAATACGCGAAGTCCGCGATCGATTCTGGCTCGTGTTCGATAATGTGCCTGCCCCCTGCGCCATCTACGATGGCGACCAGCGGTTCCGCTTCGTGAACAAGGCGCTAATGAAATTCCTGGGTCGCACGTCCGAGCACATCATCGGGCGCCGCGACGAAGAGTTATTGCCGGCCCAGGTCACCGATGTTTACCTGCCACACCTGCGTCGCGCGATCGAAACCGGCTTGCCCCAGACGGCCGAGTGCGCCTTTAGCGGTCCACTCGGCGTGTTTCATTACGTTGCCAACTATATTCCATTGCTCGACGACGCCGGACGTATTGTCGAGGTGCTCGGCATGTCCAGCGACAGCACTCAGCAACGGCACTTCGAGTACGAATTGCGGCGGCGCGACCAAGAACTGCGCTCGCTGACCGACAATGTTCCGGACGTCATCGGGCGTTTCAATCGCCAGTTGCAGCATTTATTCGTAAATCGCCAGATCGAACAGATTACCGGATTGAAGGTCGAGGCATACCTTGGCCGAACGATTCGCGAAATGGGTTTGTCTGAAGAGCTTGTCCGCCTGTGGGAGGATTCGCTCACGCAGGTGTTCGAAAGCGCCCTGCCGGCCTTGCTCGAATTCGCGCTACCGAGTCTCTCGGGTCCACGTTCTTTCGAATCGCGAATCACTCCCGAGTTCGACACCCAAGGGACTGTCGAGACGGTGCTGGTGATCAACCGCGATATCACTGAACGCAAACTCGCGCAGTCAGGTTTGAGCGAGAGCGAGGAGCGTTTTCGTTCGTCTTTCGATGCGGCGCCGATCGGCATGATCATGATCGGTTTGGATCATACTTTGTTGAAAGTAAACCAGTCCTTTTGTCGCATGTTGGGCTACACGCAGGAAGAATTAACCGGCTTGCCTGTTTTGCAAATAACGCACCCTGGCGACAAAGCAGCCACCGCCGCACGGCTGGGGGAATTATCAGGAGACGGAACGCAAATACACGTTGCGGAAAAGCGTTACCTGGCCAAAGATGGCCGCGTGGTCTGGGCACGCGTCACCTCAACCGCGGTAAACGACAGCGCCGGACGGCGCGTTCACGGCCTCGCCCAGATCGAAGACATCACGACCAGCCGACGTGTCAAGCAAGAACTCGAGCGACATCGGGCACACTTGGAAGAGTTGGTGCGCTCGCGGACCCGGGCGCTCGAGGCGTCGCAACAAACGCTCCGCTCGGCGGAACGAATGGCCTCGCTTGGCACGTTGGCGGCCGGCATCGCGCACGAAATCAATAATCCGGTCGGCACGATATTGTTGGCGGCCGAAATGGGATTGGCTGCCTGGGAAGGGGGCGACGACCAGAAACTTGTCAGCTGCCTGACGGCCATTAAGGACGATGCGGAGCGTTGCGGCCGTATCGTCAAAAACGTACTGAGCTTCGCCCGCCACGAGCCGACCGACAAAGGAGCGCACAACCTTAACGAGGTAGTGCGTCGTTCCGTCGAGCGCGTCTTGGCGTATGCGATGCGTCGCAATGCCACGCTTCAGGTCGAACTCGACGCAAGAGTAGAACCGGTCCGGATGAACCCCATGGCCATCGAGCAGACCATGACGAGTATTTTGCGCAACGCGATCGAGTCTCGACCGGAGGCTGTGTCCGTGACAATCTCGACGACGATGACGGACGACGCTTGCCTGGTAAGTGTAAAAGATACCGGCTTAGGCATTTCGCCCGAGGTGCAGGTGCATATGTTCGATCCCTTCTTCACCACGCGGCGAACCTCGGGAGGTATGGGGCTGGGCCTGAGCCTGGTACACGGTACCATCAACGATCATGGCGGCCGGATCCACATCGACAGCATGGTCGGACAGGGCACGACGTTCACGATCGAATTGCTGCGTTAA
- a CDS encoding ATP-binding protein, with product MGDENQATLEEQVAILKERLAQAQKLTALGELASTTTHEFNNVLTTIINYAKLGMRHSDQPTREKAFEKILAAGLRAARITSTILGFARNRTNNLEPTNMFKLVDDTLLLLERELNKYRVTVERYLDDVPPTLANPNQIQQVLLNLLINARQAMPQGGRVVIKLSLDADNDMVDLIVRDNGCGMSPDVMRRIFDPFYTTKKGPDASGKGGTGLGLSMCREILEAHHGRIRVDSTPGKGTAFTLKLPIAHETPVVAHDATTTSDMTGPLSSATLSSASLTSVPPAPAS from the coding sequence ATGGGCGACGAGAATCAGGCGACTCTCGAAGAGCAAGTGGCGATCCTCAAAGAACGCCTGGCTCAGGCCCAAAAGCTCACTGCGCTCGGCGAGTTGGCGAGCACTACGACGCACGAATTCAACAACGTGCTGACCACGATCATTAACTACGCCAAGCTAGGCATGCGCCACTCGGACCAGCCGACGCGCGAGAAGGCCTTCGAAAAGATTCTCGCTGCCGGCTTGCGGGCGGCGCGGATCACCAGCACGATTCTCGGCTTCGCGCGCAATCGCACCAACAACCTCGAACCGACGAACATGTTCAAGCTCGTCGACGACACGCTGCTATTGTTGGAACGAGAGTTGAACAAGTACCGCGTGACCGTCGAGAGATACCTCGACGATGTGCCACCCACGCTGGCCAACCCAAATCAGATTCAACAGGTCCTGTTGAATTTGCTGATCAATGCCCGCCAGGCGATGCCGCAAGGGGGGCGCGTGGTGATCAAGCTGTCGTTGGACGCTGACAATGATATGGTCGACCTGATCGTGCGCGACAATGGCTGCGGCATGTCGCCCGATGTGATGCGGCGGATTTTCGATCCCTTCTACACGACCAAGAAGGGGCCCGACGCCAGCGGCAAGGGTGGCACCGGCCTGGGGCTATCGATGTGCCGCGAAATTCTCGAAGCCCATCACGGTCGCATTCGCGTCGACAGCACGCCGGGCAAGGGAACAGCGTTCACTCTCAAGCTGCCCATCGCCCACGAAACACCAGTCGTTGCACACGACGCGACGACGACTTCTGACATGACAGGTCCGCTGTCTTCGGCCACGCTGTCGTCGGCGTCTCTGACGTCCGTACCTCCTGCGCCCGCCAGCTAA
- a CDS encoding Rieske 2Fe-2S domain-containing protein, which translates to MTTHEDQVRDPAHEALPSPHRRQALGWLSAILGALSTTAAGLPILGYLLSPILRTPKNEWIDLGPIEKFPEQQTRLIDFVDPLSRPWDGETQRLAAYVRRTGGEKFQVFSVNCTHLGCPVSWFPQSGLFLCPCHGGVYYEDGSHASGPPPRGLFAYENRVKEGRLSIRAGRLPTLQEPA; encoded by the coding sequence ATGACGACACACGAAGATCAAGTACGCGATCCTGCGCACGAGGCGCTCCCCAGCCCTCATCGCCGGCAAGCTCTGGGTTGGCTGAGCGCGATCCTCGGAGCGCTATCGACGACGGCTGCCGGGCTGCCGATTTTGGGTTACTTATTGTCGCCGATTTTGCGCACGCCCAAAAACGAATGGATCGATTTGGGACCGATCGAGAAGTTTCCCGAGCAACAGACGCGGCTGATCGACTTCGTCGATCCACTTAGCCGGCCGTGGGATGGCGAAACGCAGCGATTGGCGGCCTATGTGCGCCGCACCGGCGGCGAAAAATTTCAGGTGTTCTCGGTCAATTGCACGCACCTGGGTTGCCCCGTATCGTGGTTTCCGCAATCGGGATTGTTTCTCTGCCCCTGTCACGGCGGCGTGTACTACGAAGACGGCAGCCACGCGTCGGGGCCGCCGCCGCGTGGACTATTTGCTTACGAAAATCGTGTTAAAGAAGGTCGACTGTCGATTCGCGCCGGCCGGCTCCCCACCTTGCAGGAGCCCGCCTAA
- a CDS encoding cytochrome c oxidase assembly protein, with translation MNPTVAAFLSSWPTAPWTIGGCVLTVIIYGRGWRALARRGSAQFGPAQLAAFVAGNVALLLAVCSPLEPFAGLLLSVHMAQHLLLMFVAPPLICWAAPQLPFMHGLPAPVLEYWIMPIVQWRAFRVALRALTHPAVAWSVATVVLWVWHIPWFYELALASDFWHRVEHACFFASALLFWWPVVQPYPSQAVWPRVAMLPYLFLAAMPATVVCAFLTFADRVIYPRYEAVPRVFGLSALTDQAMAGAMMWVAGLIAYLIPLVYLGFTLLYGRQQPAAIEVLARVRHSERRTDPHARSLARSAARDIPNAGHEEPGWRPVPSQAVVATIAAISRGESLPIVSLTEMIAPLRPHVPVVRAVSADSLVVAIQDTAQHPAAFDLLRVPVLGRTLRHSATRRILQVLLLGIAAVIVVDGLTGTQVASLNLAGVLPWIHWRGLVVLTLLTAGNWFCMACPFTLPRSIARRWLSPAREWPARLRSKWLAVGLLLVFFWAYEALDLWSSPWWTAWIVVGYFVSAFAVDMMFRDASFCKYVCPIGQFQFVQSLVSPWQVRVHEPQVCATCRTKECIRGGPDVRGCEMHLFAPRKTGNLDCTFCLDCVQACPSTNIGVLATMPIATSGAAFSMRPMDEAAGRTDVAALSLLLLFAAFANAGGMIAPIVAAEDRVGEAFGLSGITIESGYLALSLLALPAVAIFASAACSKQGSGSAETTLQNATRFAAALTPLGAAMWLAHYGFHLATGALAFIPAGMRFLSDWGWHITGADRLVRSCCAVEPPAWLVRAEIMILDFGLLASLYLVYLIATKSDKSRQRPAVAALPWWALSLVLFGLGVWILLQPMEMRGTIPSFGGGVAGGGG, from the coding sequence ATGAACCCGACCGTCGCCGCCTTTCTGAGTTCCTGGCCCACGGCGCCGTGGACCATAGGCGGCTGTGTCCTGACGGTCATTATCTACGGGCGCGGCTGGCGGGCCTTGGCACGCCGCGGCAGTGCGCAATTCGGTCCCGCGCAGCTGGCGGCCTTCGTAGCCGGGAACGTGGCACTGCTGTTGGCGGTTTGTTCGCCGCTCGAACCGTTCGCCGGTCTGCTGCTGTCGGTCCACATGGCGCAGCACTTGTTGCTGATGTTCGTAGCGCCGCCGCTCATCTGCTGGGCCGCGCCGCAGCTGCCATTCATGCACGGCCTGCCGGCCCCCGTGCTGGAATACTGGATCATGCCGATCGTGCAGTGGCGCGCATTTCGCGTCGCACTGCGGGCACTCACGCATCCGGCCGTTGCCTGGTCGGTCGCCACTGTCGTGCTATGGGTTTGGCACATTCCCTGGTTTTACGAGTTGGCGCTGGCATCCGATTTTTGGCATCGCGTCGAGCACGCCTGTTTTTTTGCAAGTGCGCTGTTGTTCTGGTGGCCGGTCGTGCAGCCTTATCCTAGCCAGGCGGTATGGCCGCGGGTCGCGATGCTACCGTACTTGTTTCTGGCGGCGATGCCGGCGACGGTCGTTTGTGCCTTTCTTACATTCGCCGACCGTGTAATCTACCCACGCTACGAAGCCGTGCCGCGCGTCTTCGGCCTCTCAGCGCTTACGGATCAGGCCATGGCCGGTGCGATGATGTGGGTCGCCGGACTTATCGCCTATCTGATCCCGCTTGTGTATCTGGGCTTCACCCTCTTGTATGGCCGCCAGCAGCCCGCCGCGATCGAAGTACTTGCCCGAGTTCGCCACAGCGAGAGGCGAACCGATCCGCACGCTCGTTCACTTGCTCGAAGTGCGGCACGCGATATACCAAATGCCGGACACGAAGAACCAGGTTGGCGTCCCGTGCCGTCACAGGCAGTTGTCGCGACGATCGCAGCGATTTCGCGCGGCGAGTCACTACCGATTGTTTCGCTGACCGAAATGATTGCTCCTCTGCGCCCGCATGTGCCCGTCGTTCGAGCGGTAAGTGCGGATTCGCTCGTCGTGGCCATACAGGATACGGCGCAACATCCGGCCGCGTTTGATTTGTTGCGCGTGCCTGTGCTAGGGCGCACGCTTCGTCACTCCGCGACACGGCGGATTCTGCAAGTCTTGCTTTTGGGCATCGCGGCAGTGATTGTTGTCGATGGGCTGACCGGCACGCAGGTGGCCTCTTTGAATCTGGCCGGCGTGCTGCCTTGGATTCATTGGCGCGGACTGGTCGTATTGACGCTCCTGACCGCCGGCAACTGGTTTTGTATGGCCTGCCCCTTTACGCTGCCGCGCTCCATCGCGCGGCGGTGGCTGTCCCCCGCCCGCGAGTGGCCCGCCCGGCTGCGGTCCAAATGGCTTGCGGTGGGACTTTTGCTCGTCTTCTTCTGGGCATACGAGGCGCTCGATCTGTGGAGCAGCCCGTGGTGGACGGCCTGGATCGTGGTCGGTTATTTCGTGAGTGCGTTCGCCGTCGACATGATGTTTCGGGACGCTTCGTTCTGCAAATATGTATGTCCCATTGGCCAGTTTCAGTTTGTGCAGTCACTTGTTTCGCCTTGGCAAGTGCGCGTCCACGAACCGCAGGTGTGCGCGACATGCCGTACGAAGGAATGTATCCGCGGCGGGCCCGATGTGCGCGGCTGCGAGATGCACTTGTTCGCGCCGCGCAAGACCGGCAATCTCGATTGCACGTTCTGCCTGGATTGCGTGCAGGCTTGCCCATCGACGAATATTGGCGTGCTGGCGACGATGCCCATCGCCACCTCAGGTGCCGCGTTCAGCATGCGGCCTATGGATGAGGCGGCAGGACGCACGGATGTCGCCGCGCTGTCGCTGCTGCTGTTGTTCGCGGCCTTCGCCAATGCCGGCGGGATGATCGCACCGATTGTGGCCGCCGAAGATCGGGTCGGAGAAGCCTTCGGCCTATCAGGCATAACGATCGAATCAGGCTACCTGGCACTCAGTTTGCTTGCCCTGCCGGCGGTGGCGATCTTCGCCAGTGCCGCGTGCAGCAAGCAAGGAAGCGGAAGCGCCGAGACAACGTTACAAAACGCGACACGGTTTGCCGCCGCCTTGACGCCGCTGGGAGCCGCCATGTGGTTGGCGCACTACGGTTTTCATCTTGCCACCGGCGCACTGGCTTTCATTCCGGCCGGCATGCGTTTCTTGTCAGACTGGGGGTGGCACATCACCGGGGCCGATCGCCTGGTGCGAAGCTGCTGTGCTGTCGAGCCGCCCGCCTGGCTCGTGCGTGCCGAGATCATGATCTTGGACTTCGGCTTGCTGGCTTCGCTGTATCTGGTTTATCTGATTGCGACGAAGTCCGATAAAAGCCGGCAACGGCCCGCGGTCGCGGCACTGCCGTGGTGGGCCTTGTCGCTCGTGCTGTTTGGACTGGGTGTCTGGATCTTGCTGCAACCTATGGAAATGCGCGGGACGATCCCATCATTCGGTGGTGGAGTTGCAGGGGGTGGCGGATGA